Proteins encoded within one genomic window of Raineyella fluvialis:
- a CDS encoding putative RNA methyltransferase: MLADVAALLRCPQCPEDDESALVLERRTLRCPRGHSFDVAKQGYVNLLGAAVPHHADTAAMVAARDRFLGSGAYAPIRDALRARVHPVEPDDAGRPLTVLEAGAGTGYYLAGALGERDRGLALDISPAAARRAARAHPRIGAVVADTWAGLPVRSGTVDVLLAVFAPRNPAEFARVLCPQGRALVVAPLPDHLAGLREALGLLEIEADKEAHLLARMAGYLVPDGHTDIRFSLRLTEAAVADLVGMGPNAFHDRSGEAGPLPDEVGVAVRLWEFITA; the protein is encoded by the coding sequence ATGCTCGCCGACGTCGCCGCGCTGCTGCGCTGCCCGCAGTGCCCCGAGGACGACGAGTCCGCGCTGGTCCTCGAGCGACGTACGCTCCGCTGCCCCCGAGGACACAGTTTCGACGTCGCCAAGCAGGGCTACGTCAACCTGCTGGGCGCGGCGGTCCCGCACCACGCCGACACCGCGGCGATGGTGGCCGCCCGCGACCGGTTCCTCGGCTCGGGAGCGTACGCACCGATCCGCGACGCCCTCCGGGCCCGTGTCCACCCCGTCGAGCCCGACGACGCGGGCCGGCCCCTGACCGTCCTCGAGGCCGGCGCCGGCACCGGCTACTACCTGGCCGGGGCCCTGGGCGAGCGCGACCGAGGCCTCGCCCTCGACATCTCTCCCGCCGCCGCCCGCCGCGCCGCCCGGGCGCATCCCCGGATCGGGGCCGTCGTCGCGGATACCTGGGCCGGGCTGCCGGTCCGCTCCGGCACGGTCGACGTCCTGCTCGCGGTCTTCGCGCCGCGCAACCCGGCGGAGTTCGCCCGCGTCCTCTGCCCGCAGGGGCGGGCGCTGGTGGTGGCGCCGCTGCCGGACCATCTCGCCGGCCTGCGCGAGGCGCTGGGACTCCTGGAGATCGAGGCCGACAAAGAGGCCCACCTGCTCGCCCGGATGGCGGGGTACCTGGTGCCCGACGGTCATACCGACATCCGGTTCAGCCTGCGCCTGACCGAGGCGGCCGTGGCTGACCTGGTCGGAATGGGACCGAACGCCTTCCACGACCGTTCCGGCGAGGCCGGGCCGCTGCCGGACGAGGTCGGGGTGGCCGTACGGCTCTGGGAGTTCATCACGGCCTGA
- a CDS encoding ABC transporter ATP-binding protein — MLKGVSFRVAPGSTTAIVGHSGSGKTTLTHLIARLYDVTDGVVRIGGTDVRDLRTSALQGAVGYVTQDAHMFHDTVRENLRYARPQASEEDLWRVLEAAHIADLVRQLPDGLDTLVGERGYRLSGGERQRLAIARLLLKAPPIVVLDEATAHLDSDSEAAVQRALDAAMEHRTSLVIAHRLSTIRDADEILVVEGGRIVERGTHTALLAREGAYAELYRTQFAEPDRSTGTVTG, encoded by the coding sequence GTGCTGAAAGGCGTCTCGTTCCGGGTGGCGCCGGGCAGTACGACGGCGATCGTCGGGCACTCCGGCTCCGGTAAGACCACCCTGACCCACCTCATCGCTCGCCTCTACGACGTCACCGACGGCGTCGTACGGATCGGTGGGACCGACGTGCGCGACCTGCGGACCTCCGCCCTGCAGGGGGCCGTCGGCTACGTCACCCAGGACGCGCACATGTTCCATGACACGGTCCGGGAGAATCTTCGTTACGCCCGGCCCCAGGCGAGCGAGGAGGACCTGTGGCGGGTGCTGGAGGCCGCGCACATAGCGGACCTGGTGCGGCAGCTGCCCGACGGTCTGGACACCCTGGTGGGGGAGCGCGGCTATCGGCTCTCCGGCGGCGAGCGGCAGCGTCTGGCCATCGCCCGGCTGCTGCTGAAGGCCCCGCCGATCGTCGTCCTCGACGAGGCGACGGCCCACCTGGACTCCGACTCGGAGGCCGCCGTGCAACGAGCTCTCGACGCCGCGATGGAACATCGCACCAGCCTGGTGATCGCGCACCGGCTGTCCACGATCCGCGACGCGGACGAGATCCTGGTCGTCGAGGGCGGCCGGATCGTGGAGCGCGGCACCCACACCGCGTTGCTCGCCCGCGAAGGGGCCTACGCCGAGCTCTACCGCACCCAGTTCGCCGAGCCCGACCGCAGCACCGGCACTGTCACCGGGTGA
- a CDS encoding ABC transporter ATP-binding protein has protein sequence MRQMSKGGSLEDQKLSKGTFRRVVAYARPFWGLIAVFIGVVIVQAGLAVAPPLLFREIIDRGVLGHDRRIVVEMALAVAGVAVVNAALGLVQRWCSSTIGEGLIFHLRTAVFDHVSGMPVAFFTRTQTGKLVSRLNSDVIGAQRAFTSTLSGAVSNVFGLLLTLAAMLALSWQLTVGALVLLPIFVIPARVVGRKLADLTRRQMSDNAEMSAMMTERFSVSGALLVKLFGRPEEEHDRFAARASSVREVSVAMAMNGRFFITALTLVAALATALVYGVGGVMAVGGR, from the coding sequence ATGCGGCAGATGTCGAAGGGCGGCTCGCTGGAAGACCAGAAGCTGTCCAAGGGCACCTTCCGGCGGGTCGTCGCGTACGCGCGGCCCTTCTGGGGCCTGATCGCCGTGTTCATCGGTGTGGTCATCGTGCAGGCGGGTCTGGCGGTGGCGCCGCCGCTGCTGTTCCGCGAGATCATCGACCGCGGCGTCCTCGGTCACGATCGCCGGATCGTGGTGGAGATGGCGCTGGCGGTGGCCGGCGTGGCAGTGGTCAACGCCGCGCTCGGGCTGGTCCAGCGCTGGTGCTCCTCGACCATCGGTGAGGGGCTGATCTTCCACCTGCGCACCGCCGTCTTCGACCACGTCTCGGGCATGCCCGTCGCGTTCTTCACCCGGACCCAGACCGGCAAGCTCGTGTCGCGCCTCAACTCCGACGTCATCGGGGCCCAGCGGGCGTTCACCTCGACACTGTCCGGCGCCGTGTCGAACGTGTTCGGTTTGCTCCTGACCCTGGCCGCGATGCTGGCGCTCAGCTGGCAGTTGACGGTTGGTGCCTTGGTGCTGCTGCCGATCTTCGTCATCCCGGCGCGGGTGGTGGGCCGCAAGCTGGCGGACCTGACCCGGCGCCAGATGAGCGACAACGCGGAGATGTCGGCGATGATGACCGAACGGTTCTCGGTGTCGGGAGCCCTGCTGGTGAAGCTCTTCGGTCGCCCCGAGGAGGAGCACGACCGCTTCGCCGCACGCGCCTCGAGCGTCCGCGAGGTCTCGGTGGCGATGGCGATGAACGGGCGGTTCTTCATCACCGCGCTGACCCTGGTGGCCGCGCTCGCGACGGCGCTGGTTTACGGGGTCGGTGGCGTGATGGCGGTCGGCGGACGCTGA
- a CDS encoding helix-turn-helix domain-containing protein produces MGVQSDEAGGGMVPDGNGSRLSGEARERLMLTYVRRYRNGRTIASLAEDSGRTEAFVESLLREAGVSLRLHAVAASSSQGGTDPVESPAGSATQPRQLDDQAVVGPSPGDTAPPGTGAALDPAVQTTATRDVIRDLARSPGLTRWGLPTPPLSVLVRKKDKAWEKKVATAAAKARRKQAAAAKAAAGAAGDPPFAGKKSGSGTRKSGKKSTKKSGHR; encoded by the coding sequence ATGGGCGTCCAGTCGGACGAGGCGGGAGGCGGAATGGTACCGGATGGCAACGGCTCGCGGCTGAGCGGTGAGGCTCGGGAGCGGCTGATGCTGACGTACGTCCGGCGCTACCGCAACGGGAGGACGATCGCGTCCCTCGCCGAGGACAGCGGCCGCACCGAGGCCTTCGTCGAGAGTCTGCTCCGGGAGGCCGGGGTCTCCCTGCGTCTCCACGCCGTCGCTGCCTCCTCGTCGCAGGGCGGCACCGACCCCGTCGAGAGTCCCGCCGGCTCCGCGACCCAGCCGCGTCAACTCGACGACCAAGCGGTCGTCGGTCCCTCTCCGGGCGACACCGCTCCTCCCGGCACCGGCGCTGCCCTCGACCCGGCCGTGCAGACCACAGCCACGCGCGACGTGATCCGCGACCTCGCCCGATCACCCGGATTGACCCGCTGGGGCCTGCCCACCCCGCCCCTGAGCGTGCTCGTCAGGAAGAAGGACAAGGCCTGGGAGAAGAAGGTCGCGACTGCCGCTGCCAAGGCCCGCCGCAAGCAGGCGGCCGCGGCGAAGGCGGCGGCCGGGGCAGCGGGCGATCCACCGTTCGCGGGCAAGAAATCAGGGTCGGGCACGCGGAAATCCGGCAAGAAGTCGACCAAGAAGTCCGGCCACCGGTGA
- the abc-f gene encoding ribosomal protection-like ABC-F family protein: protein MLIARDLEVRAGARLLLEPVSFQVSPGDKVGLVGRNGAGKTTMTKILAGDSLPAGGEVQRSGQIGYLPQDPRSGDPDELVRDRILGARGLDHILRRMKAAELAMAEATEDDVRDAAMATYAKTETQFLTAGGYAAESEAHRIAANLALPDRVLGQQLKTLSGGQRRRVELARILFSNADTLLLDEPTNHLDADSILWLRGFLQAYSGALLMISHDTALLGATVNKVFHLDANRAVLDIYSMDWKRYLTQRAADEARRKRERQNAERKADQLMAQADKMRAKATKAVAAQNMARRAEKLLAGLDEERQADRVAKIRFPQPAPCGKTPIRGENLSKSYGSLEVFTGVDLAIDKGSQVVILGLNGAGKTTLLRMLAGLEDPDTGEVILGHGARIGYYAQEHETIDVSRTVLENMVSASPDLNNTEVRKILGSFLFTGDDVDKRAGVLSGGEKTRLALAMLVVSAANVLLLDEPTNNLDPASRAEVLNAINTYAGAIVLVTHDEGAVEALEPDRVLLLPDGDEDLWSPEYAELISLA from the coding sequence GTGCTGATTGCCCGCGATCTCGAAGTCCGTGCCGGAGCCCGTCTTCTCCTCGAACCCGTCTCCTTCCAGGTCTCGCCGGGCGACAAGGTCGGGCTGGTCGGCCGCAACGGCGCCGGCAAGACGACCATGACGAAGATCCTGGCCGGCGATTCCCTGCCCGCCGGTGGTGAGGTGCAGCGCAGCGGCCAGATCGGCTACCTGCCCCAGGACCCCCGCTCGGGCGATCCCGACGAACTCGTCCGCGACCGCATCCTCGGTGCCCGCGGGCTCGACCACATCCTGCGCCGGATGAAGGCCGCCGAGCTCGCGATGGCCGAGGCCACCGAGGATGACGTCCGGGACGCCGCGATGGCCACGTACGCCAAGACGGAGACCCAGTTCCTGACGGCCGGGGGGTACGCCGCCGAGTCGGAGGCCCACCGGATCGCCGCGAACCTCGCCTTGCCCGACCGTGTGCTCGGCCAGCAACTGAAGACCCTCTCCGGCGGTCAGCGCCGCCGCGTCGAACTCGCCCGCATCCTCTTCTCCAACGCGGACACCCTGCTGCTCGACGAGCCGACCAACCACTTGGACGCCGACTCCATCCTGTGGCTGCGAGGCTTCCTGCAGGCCTACTCCGGGGCCCTGCTGATGATCTCCCACGACACGGCCCTGCTCGGCGCGACGGTGAACAAGGTGTTCCACCTCGATGCCAACCGCGCGGTCCTCGATATCTACTCGATGGATTGGAAGCGCTACCTCACCCAGCGGGCCGCCGACGAGGCCCGCCGCAAGCGCGAGCGGCAGAACGCGGAGCGCAAGGCCGACCAGCTGATGGCGCAGGCCGACAAGATGCGGGCCAAGGCCACCAAGGCTGTCGCGGCCCAGAACATGGCCCGGCGCGCGGAGAAGCTGCTGGCCGGGCTGGACGAGGAGCGTCAGGCCGATCGGGTCGCGAAGATCCGCTTCCCCCAGCCCGCCCCGTGCGGCAAGACACCGATCCGCGGGGAGAACCTGTCCAAGTCGTACGGTTCGCTGGAGGTCTTCACCGGCGTGGACCTGGCCATCGACAAGGGATCCCAGGTCGTCATCCTCGGCCTCAACGGTGCCGGCAAGACGACGCTGCTGCGGATGCTCGCCGGCCTGGAGGACCCCGACACCGGAGAGGTGATCCTCGGCCACGGTGCCCGGATCGGCTACTACGCGCAGGAGCACGAGACGATCGACGTCTCCCGCACGGTGCTGGAGAACATGGTCTCCGCCTCGCCCGACCTCAACAACACCGAGGTCCGCAAGATCCTCGGCTCCTTCCTCTTCACCGGTGACGACGTCGACAAGCGGGCCGGCGTGCTGTCCGGTGGTGAGAAGACCCGCCTCGCCCTGGCGATGCTGGTGGTGTCCGCGGCGAACGTGCTGCTGCTCGACGAGCCGACCAACAACCTCGATCCGGCCTCCAGGGCGGAGGTGCTCAACGCGATCAACACGTACGCCGGCGCGATCGTGCTCGTCACCCACGACGAGGGCGCCGTCGAGGCACTCGAACCCGACCGCGTCCTGCTGCTGCCCGACGGGGACGAGGATCTGTGGAGTCCCGAGTACGCCGAGCTCATCTCGCTGGCCTGA
- a CDS encoding acyltransferase family protein: protein MTATSPRNVPIDAARALSILVVVGFHLMLFGVDPASVGSGGLIRTFVGSPGPVGWALSWFVMVMPLFFVAGGFANTHVLDRHRAEGGSYGTFLVARARRLLGPLVFYIAVWTAIGTVVAWLGNLDTAVVGTRKLTEVLWFLLVYLVVVMLAPVMVMAHDLWGCRSCWCSVSPRSPSTSSASSSASVGPLTPTTWRSGCSCTSWASPTTVGGGAPGRWPSSGRPSSGRCSPF, encoded by the coding sequence GTGACCGCCACCTCCCCGCGCAACGTCCCCATCGACGCTGCGCGAGCGCTGTCCATCCTGGTGGTCGTCGGGTTCCACCTGATGCTCTTCGGGGTGGACCCCGCCTCGGTCGGCAGCGGCGGCCTGATCAGGACGTTCGTGGGCTCTCCCGGCCCGGTCGGCTGGGCGCTGAGCTGGTTCGTCATGGTCATGCCGCTGTTCTTCGTGGCCGGCGGCTTCGCCAACACCCACGTCCTCGACCGTCACCGGGCTGAAGGTGGCAGCTACGGCACCTTCCTCGTCGCGAGGGCCCGCCGGCTGCTCGGCCCGCTGGTGTTCTACATCGCGGTCTGGACAGCCATCGGAACGGTGGTCGCCTGGCTCGGGAACCTCGACACGGCGGTCGTCGGCACCCGCAAGCTGACCGAGGTGCTGTGGTTCCTGCTCGTCTACCTCGTCGTCGTCATGCTCGCACCGGTGATGGTGATGGCGCACGACCTCTGGGGGTGCAGGTCCTGCTGGTGCTCGGTGTCGCCGCGATCGCCGTCGACGTCGTCCGCTTCGTCCTCGGCATCGGTTGGGCCGCTGACGCCAACTACGTGGCGGTCTGGCTGTTCGTGCACCAGTTGGGCATCGCCTACCACCGTGGGTGGTGGCGCACCGGGCCGGTGGCCGTCGTCTGGGCGACCCTCGTCGGGGCGGTGCTCGCCCTTCTGA
- a CDS encoding metal-sulfur cluster assembly factor, whose protein sequence is MTESVESPADMVRDRELMGDAPATPVTQELAAPAVIGSSSRLNEDEVLEALKDVVDPELGINVVDLGLIYGVHVEEDSSVVVDMTLTSAACPLTDMIEDQADAALEGLANGLHINWVWMPPWTAAKITDDGRDQLRAMGFNV, encoded by the coding sequence ATGACCGAATCCGTCGAGAGCCCCGCGGACATGGTCCGGGACCGCGAACTCATGGGTGATGCCCCCGCCACCCCGGTGACCCAGGAGCTGGCCGCCCCGGCCGTCATCGGCTCCTCGAGCCGACTGAACGAGGACGAGGTGCTCGAGGCCCTCAAGGACGTCGTCGACCCCGAACTCGGCATCAACGTCGTCGACCTCGGCCTGATCTACGGGGTCCACGTCGAGGAGGACTCCAGCGTCGTCGTGGACATGACCCTGACCAGCGCCGCCTGCCCCCTCACCGACATGATCGAGGACCAGGCGGACGCGGCCCTGGAGGGACTGGCCAACGGCCTGCACATCAACTGGGTGTGGATGCCGCCGTGGACCGCCGCCAAGATCACCGACGACGGCCGCGACCAGCTGCGGGCGATGGGGTTCAACGTCTGA
- the sufU gene encoding Fe-S cluster assembly sulfur transfer protein SufU, whose protein sequence is MNVEEMYQEIILDHYKEKHHSGLRDPYAAEVHHVNPSCGDELTLRVALAGDTITDVSYEGEGCSISQASTSVMTDLVIGRSIESSQVLYTHFKEMMESQGRIEPDEDEFEDGIAFAGVSKFPARVKCALLSWSALRDALMRATSTAQPTTKEDRV, encoded by the coding sequence GTGAACGTCGAGGAGATGTACCAGGAGATCATCCTGGACCACTACAAGGAGAAGCACCACAGTGGCCTGCGGGATCCGTACGCCGCCGAGGTGCACCACGTCAACCCGAGCTGCGGCGACGAGCTGACCCTGCGGGTCGCTCTGGCCGGCGACACCATCACCGATGTGTCGTACGAGGGGGAGGGCTGTTCGATCTCCCAGGCATCGACGTCCGTGATGACCGACCTGGTCATCGGTCGCAGCATCGAGTCCTCACAGGTGCTCTACACGCACTTCAAGGAAATGATGGAATCCCAGGGCCGGATCGAGCCCGACGAGGACGAGTTCGAGGACGGCATCGCCTTCGCCGGCGTCTCGAAGTTCCCCGCTCGGGTCAAGTGCGCCCTGCTCAGCTGGTCCGCGCTGCGCGATGCGCTGATGCGCGCGACCTCCACCGCCCAACCCACCACGAAGGAGGACCGGGTATGA
- the sufC gene encoding Fe-S cluster assembly ATPase SufC, with protein MATLEIHDLHVQVETDNGPKPILKGVDLTIRAGQTHAIMGPNGSGKSTLAYTLAGHPKYTVTGGTVTLDGDDILSMTTDERARAGLFLAMQYPVEVPGVSVANFLRTAKTAIDGQAPKIRTWTKQVTEALAQMNLDASFAQRSVNEGFSGGEKKRHEIAQLELLNPKVAILDETDSGLDIDALRVVSEGVNRFIEQGDRGVLLITHYTRILRYIKPDVVHVFVDGHMVTQGGPELADELEAEGYDKYVKAARVDA; from the coding sequence ATGGCAACCCTCGAGATCCACGACCTGCACGTCCAGGTGGAGACCGACAACGGCCCGAAGCCCATCCTCAAGGGCGTCGACCTCACCATCCGGGCCGGCCAGACCCACGCCATCATGGGCCCGAACGGTTCGGGCAAGTCGACCCTCGCGTACACCCTCGCGGGTCACCCGAAGTACACCGTCACCGGCGGCACCGTCACCCTCGACGGCGACGACATCCTGTCGATGACCACCGACGAGCGGGCCCGTGCCGGTCTCTTCCTGGCCATGCAGTACCCGGTCGAGGTGCCCGGCGTCTCCGTGGCGAACTTCCTCCGCACCGCGAAGACCGCGATCGACGGCCAGGCGCCGAAGATCCGGACCTGGACCAAGCAGGTCACCGAGGCCCTCGCCCAGATGAACCTCGACGCGTCGTTCGCGCAGCGCTCGGTCAACGAGGGCTTCTCCGGTGGTGAGAAGAAGCGCCACGAGATCGCCCAGCTCGAGCTGCTCAACCCGAAGGTCGCGATCCTCGACGAGACCGACTCCGGCCTCGACATCGACGCGCTACGCGTCGTCTCCGAGGGCGTCAACCGGTTCATCGAACAGGGTGACCGCGGCGTGCTGCTGATCACCCACTACACGCGGATCCTGCGCTACATCAAGCCCGACGTCGTCCACGTCTTCGTCGACGGTCACATGGTCACCCAGGGCGGCCCGGAACTGGCCGACGAGCTCGAGGCGGAGGGCTACGACAAGTACGTGAAGGCGGCGCGCGTCGATGCCTGA
- the sufD gene encoding Fe-S cluster assembly protein SufD, which translates to MSVDTASTPGLSAGRPAAETVSVPRVPTLPKVASHLHATPSWDVADFPVPKGREEIWRFTPLKRLRGLLEADGTGAKLRWESSLPEGVTLTRISGEEARALGGRAPMDRLAVLAAANADGAVRVDVPAETELTAPVILGLTGQGAETVVHEHVAITVGHHAKATIVLEHFGSATYDAYVSVLVGEGATVNLVELQLWDDDAVHTGQTSIEVGRDAQVTAVTATLGGELVRLTQTTDYAGVGGELHQYGIYFADAGQHLEHRLLVDHATPKSVSKVDYRGALQGQGAHTVWIGDVLIRKSAEGIDTYESDRNLVLTDGCRADAVPNLEIETGEIAGAGHSATTGRFDDEHLFYLQSRGISEEEARRLVVFGFFTEIINKIGVPDIEQRLLAAVTEELSATIGSPVQA; encoded by the coding sequence TTGTCCGTCGATACCGCTTCCACCCCAGGCCTGTCCGCCGGGCGTCCCGCCGCCGAGACGGTGAGTGTCCCGCGCGTCCCCACGCTGCCGAAGGTCGCCTCGCACCTGCACGCCACGCCCTCCTGGGACGTCGCCGACTTCCCCGTCCCCAAGGGGCGCGAGGAGATCTGGCGGTTCACCCCGCTGAAGCGGCTGCGGGGCCTGCTCGAGGCCGACGGCACCGGGGCCAAGCTGCGCTGGGAGTCGAGCCTGCCCGAGGGGGTCACCCTGACCCGGATCTCCGGCGAGGAGGCCCGTGCCCTGGGTGGGCGTGCGCCGATGGACCGGCTCGCGGTCCTCGCGGCCGCGAACGCCGATGGAGCGGTCCGGGTCGACGTTCCGGCCGAGACCGAACTCACCGCGCCGGTGATCCTCGGCCTCACCGGTCAGGGCGCGGAGACGGTCGTCCACGAGCACGTGGCGATCACTGTCGGGCACCACGCCAAGGCCACCATCGTCCTGGAGCACTTCGGTTCGGCGACGTACGACGCGTACGTCTCCGTCCTGGTCGGTGAGGGCGCGACCGTCAACCTCGTCGAACTGCAACTGTGGGACGACGATGCCGTCCACACCGGCCAGACCTCGATCGAGGTGGGCCGCGACGCCCAGGTGACCGCGGTGACCGCCACCCTCGGCGGCGAGCTCGTCCGGCTGACCCAGACCACCGACTACGCCGGCGTCGGCGGGGAACTGCACCAGTACGGCATCTACTTCGCCGACGCGGGCCAGCACCTCGAGCACCGACTGCTCGTCGACCACGCCACCCCGAAGTCGGTCTCGAAGGTCGACTACCGCGGGGCGCTGCAGGGCCAGGGTGCGCACACTGTGTGGATCGGTGACGTACTCATCCGCAAGTCGGCCGAGGGGATCGACACCTACGAGTCGGACCGCAACCTGGTCCTGACCGACGGGTGCCGTGCCGACGCCGTTCCCAACCTGGAGATCGAGACCGGTGAGATCGCCGGTGCCGGGCACTCCGCCACCACCGGCCGCTTCGACGACGAGCACCTGTTCTACCTGCAGAGCCGTGGCATCTCCGAGGAGGAGGCCCGCCGCCTGGTCGTCTTCGGCTTCTTCACCGAGATCATCAACAAGATCGGCGTGCCCGACATCGAGCAGCGCCTGCTGGCGGCGGTCACCGAGGAACTCTCGGCGACCATCGGTTCCCCGGTCCAGGCCTGA
- the sufB gene encoding Fe-S cluster assembly protein SufB, which yields MTQVTNEPQLTQAEQIDALGHYEYGWHDPDKAGAAAERGLSAAVVANISGLKHEPEWMLQRRLKALKLFERKPMPSWGAELGDIDFENIKYFVRSTEKQAQSWEDLPEDIKNTYDRLGIPEAEKARLVAGVAAQYESEVVYHKINEELERQGVIFLDTDTGLKEHPEIFEEYFGTVIPSGDNKFASLNTAVWSGGSFIYVPKGVHVEIPLQAYFRINTENMGQFERTLIIADEGSYVHYVEGCTAPIYKSDSLHSAVVEIIVKKNARVRYTTIQNWSNNVYNLVTKRATCEEGATMEWIDGNIGSKVTMKYPAVYLMGEHARGETLSIAFAGEGQHQDTGSKMVHLAPNTSSSIVSKSVARGGGRSSYRGLVQVEEGAYNSKSSVRCDALLVDTISRSDTYPYVDIREDDVSMAHEATVSKVSEDQLFYLMSRGMAEDEAMAMIVRGFVEPIAKELPMEYALELNRLIEMQMEGAVG from the coding sequence ATGACGCAGGTGACCAACGAGCCGCAGCTCACGCAGGCCGAGCAGATCGATGCGCTCGGCCACTACGAGTACGGCTGGCACGACCCGGACAAGGCGGGTGCGGCGGCGGAACGTGGCCTGAGCGCGGCGGTCGTGGCGAACATCTCCGGCCTCAAGCACGAGCCCGAGTGGATGCTGCAGCGCCGGCTCAAGGCGCTGAAGCTGTTCGAGCGCAAGCCGATGCCGAGCTGGGGCGCCGAGCTCGGCGACATCGATTTCGAGAACATCAAGTACTTCGTCCGCTCCACCGAGAAGCAGGCGCAGTCCTGGGAGGACCTGCCTGAGGACATCAAGAACACCTACGACCGGCTCGGCATCCCCGAGGCGGAGAAGGCCCGGCTCGTCGCCGGTGTCGCCGCGCAGTACGAGTCCGAGGTGGTCTACCACAAGATCAACGAGGAGCTCGAGCGCCAGGGCGTCATCTTCCTCGACACCGACACGGGCCTGAAGGAACACCCGGAGATCTTCGAGGAGTACTTCGGCACCGTCATCCCGTCGGGCGACAACAAGTTCGCCTCGCTGAACACGGCGGTCTGGTCCGGCGGCTCGTTCATCTACGTGCCGAAGGGCGTCCACGTCGAGATCCCGCTGCAGGCCTACTTCCGGATCAACACCGAGAACATGGGTCAGTTCGAGCGGACGCTGATCATCGCCGACGAGGGCTCGTACGTGCACTACGTCGAGGGCTGCACCGCCCCGATCTACAAGTCCGACTCGCTGCACTCCGCCGTGGTCGAGATCATCGTCAAGAAGAACGCCCGGGTGCGGTACACGACGATCCAGAACTGGTCGAACAACGTCTACAACCTCGTCACCAAGCGCGCCACCTGCGAGGAGGGCGCGACGATGGAGTGGATCGACGGCAACATCGGGTCGAAGGTCACGATGAAGTACCCGGCCGTGTACCTGATGGGTGAGCACGCCCGCGGCGAGACCCTGTCCATCGCCTTCGCCGGCGAGGGCCAGCACCAGGACACCGGCTCGAAGATGGTCCACCTGGCGCCGAACACGTCCAGCTCGATCGTCTCGAAGTCGGTCGCCCGCGGCGGCGGCCGGTCCTCCTACCGGGGTCTGGTCCAGGTCGAGGAGGGGGCCTACAACTCGAAGTCCTCGGTGCGCTGTGACGCGCTGCTGGTCGACACGATCTCCAGGTCCGACACCTACCCGTACGTCGACATCCGTGAGGACGACGTGTCGATGGCCCACGAGGCCACCGTCTCGAAGGTCTCCGAGGACCAGTTGTTCTACCTGATGTCCCGCGGCATGGCCGAGGACGAGGCGATGGCGATGATCGTGCGCGGCTTCGTCGAGCCGATCGCCAAGGAGCTCCCGATGGAGTACGCCCTGGAGCTCAACCGCCTGATCGAGATGCAGATGGAGGGGGCCGTCGGCTGA
- a CDS encoding helix-turn-helix transcriptional regulator codes for MKSSRVDAVRPSGGATATAAERTPLPTPSVGEAERTTRERVVRSILEHGPSTAGQLAERLDLTPAAVRRHLAFLEEDGDLRSEEERVYGSRGRGRPAKVFLLTDAGRAHFPSSYDELAIQALRQLQAMAGDPAIERFAEDRVSDVVRRYQVILEEAASEGTAIAAPEALARALNDEGYVATMQPSRTGEQLCQHHCPVSHVAVAFPELCAAETEVFSRLLGVHVQRLATIADGNGVCTTHIPDAAVLTGRRHPRTDAPAPAVRTHSDAPAPAGRATTHATHQEG; via the coding sequence GTGAAATCTTCCCGGGTGGACGCGGTACGTCCGTCCGGTGGCGCGACGGCCACCGCGGCGGAGCGTACGCCGCTGCCCACCCCCAGTGTGGGGGAGGCCGAGCGGACGACCCGGGAGCGGGTGGTCCGCTCGATCCTCGAGCACGGGCCGTCGACCGCGGGCCAGCTCGCCGAACGGCTCGATCTCACTCCTGCCGCCGTCCGCCGCCACCTCGCCTTCCTCGAGGAGGACGGTGACCTGCGCAGCGAGGAGGAGCGTGTCTACGGATCCCGTGGACGTGGACGGCCCGCCAAGGTCTTCCTGCTCACTGACGCAGGGCGTGCGCACTTCCCGTCCAGCTACGACGAACTGGCGATCCAGGCGCTGCGCCAGTTGCAGGCCATGGCGGGAGACCCCGCCATCGAACGGTTCGCCGAGGACCGCGTGTCCGACGTGGTGCGGCGCTACCAGGTGATCCTCGAGGAGGCCGCGTCCGAGGGGACGGCGATCGCCGCCCCGGAGGCGCTGGCCCGGGCACTGAACGACGAGGGATACGTCGCCACCATGCAGCCCTCCCGGACCGGTGAGCAGCTGTGCCAGCACCACTGCCCGGTCTCCCACGTGGCCGTGGCGTTCCCCGAGTTGTGTGCCGCTGAGACCGAAGTCTTCTCCCGACTGCTCGGCGTCCACGTCCAGCGGCTGGCCACCATCGCCGACGGCAACGGTGTCTGCACCACCCACATCCCCGACGCGGCGGTCCTCACGGGTCGCCGCCACCCCCGAACCGACGCGCCCGCTCCCGCGGTGCGCACCCATTCCGACGCGCCCGCTCCCGCGGGGCGTGCCACCACCCATGCCACCCACCAGGAGGGCTGA